One window from the genome of Natronomonas pharaonis DSM 2160 encodes:
- a CDS encoding AbrB/MazE/SpoVT family DNA-binding domain-containing protein, translating into MSSESVDSESKVSGNQANIPAHIRRELDIDDGDKLRWHIEDDGTLRVHVVQQRTGTFSDFAGYGGDEETVVTADHDAWGVGDS; encoded by the coding sequence GTGAGTAGTGAGAGCGTTGACTCAGAGAGCAAGGTGTCAGGGAATCAGGCGAACATTCCTGCCCACATTCGCCGGGAACTCGACATCGATGACGGCGACAAACTGCGCTGGCACATCGAGGATGACGGCACGCTCCGGGTCCATGTCGTCCAGCAACGGACCGGTACGTTCAGTGACTTCGCCGGCTACGGCGGCGACGAAGAGACAGTGGTTACAGCGGACCACGATGCGTGGGGCGTCGGCGACAGCTAA
- a CDS encoding type II toxin-antitoxin system VapC family toxin: MPRVLIDTTVLFAATYRQDSAHDKALPILSGIDTAALPEVVILDYVLAETLNGLTTHAGHDAAVDFLDRIEENARFHIESLTADAFATAKALFRQYEQFSLVDACIVAYMQNEGFGYLYAFDDDFDAAADISRLTTATNPYQPQ, from the coding sequence ATGCCACGTGTACTCATCGACACGACCGTTCTCTTCGCCGCAACGTACCGCCAAGACAGTGCACACGACAAAGCCCTTCCCATCCTCTCCGGCATCGATACTGCCGCTCTCCCGGAAGTAGTGATTCTCGACTACGTACTCGCAGAGACGCTAAACGGCCTCACCACCCACGCCGGCCACGACGCCGCTGTTGACTTTCTTGACCGTATCGAAGAGAACGCGCGGTTCCACATCGAATCACTGACCGCGGACGCTTTCGCCACAGCGAAAGCGCTCTTCCGCCAGTACGAGCAGTTCTCGTTGGTTGATGCCTGCATCGTCGCCTATATGCAAAACGAAGGGTTCGGATACCTCTATGCGTTCGACGACGACTTCGATGCCGCAGCAGATATTTCTCGCCTCACCACTGCAACAAACCCCTATCAGCCGCAATGA
- a CDS encoding YqjF family protein — protein sequence MRNLLEMTWRDLLFAHWTVPPETVAETLPDGLAVDTFDGDAYLGVVPFVMSDISPRGVPFGLEFGELNLRTYVTVDGRPGVYFYNLDADDRIGVAIARALFQLPYYRAAMDIETRGEGTDREVRFRSRRTSDAPDARFDARYGPDSDFSTPDPGSLPAFLTERYRFYTTDRGGTVYYGDIDHEPWSLAPAWADIETNTLFAANGFDRPGGNPLLYFAAPIAVTADRIRRFAGPE from the coding sequence ATGCGAAACCTGCTGGAGATGACGTGGCGGGATTTACTTTTCGCCCATTGGACGGTGCCGCCGGAAACCGTCGCTGAGACGCTTCCGGACGGACTCGCCGTCGACACCTTCGACGGCGACGCCTACCTCGGTGTCGTGCCCTTCGTGATGTCGGATATTAGCCCCCGCGGCGTCCCGTTCGGCCTTGAATTCGGCGAACTGAACCTTCGGACGTATGTTACCGTCGACGGCAGGCCGGGCGTCTACTTCTACAATCTCGACGCCGACGACCGGATTGGCGTCGCTATCGCCAGAGCGCTGTTCCAGTTGCCCTACTACCGAGCGGCGATGGATATCGAGACGCGAGGCGAAGGCACCGACCGGGAGGTCCGGTTCCGTAGCCGTCGGACGAGCGACGCACCGGACGCCCGCTTCGACGCGCGCTACGGCCCTGACAGCGACTTCTCCACGCCCGACCCCGGCTCGCTTCCGGCGTTTCTGACCGAGCGATACCGGTTCTACACGACCGACCGTGGTGGAACCGTCTACTACGGCGACATCGACCACGAGCCGTGGTCGCTGGCCCCGGCGTGGGCGGACATCGAGACGAACACGCTGTTTGCGGCCAACGGCTTCGACAGACCCGGCGGTAACCCGCTGCTGTATTTCGCTGCACCGATAGCCGTCACTGCGGACCGAATCCGGCGGTTCGCTGGTCCGGAGTAA
- a CDS encoding macro domain-containing protein, whose amino-acid sequence MEFDVVQGDIAAQSADALVNAAGTSLKMGSGVAGALRRAAGRGLNEEAVSKGPVDLGEAAVTDAYELDAEYVIHAAAMPHYGDGEATAESIREATRNALAAADKRGCSSLVLPALGCGVAGFDLEEGAALIGETIAEYEPETLEAVEFIAYSDREYETVRAATELFRNDG is encoded by the coding sequence ATGGAGTTCGATGTCGTTCAGGGGGACATCGCAGCACAGTCGGCGGACGCGCTGGTCAACGCAGCCGGGACCAGCCTCAAAATGGGCTCCGGCGTCGCCGGGGCGTTGCGCCGGGCTGCCGGTCGCGGGCTCAACGAGGAGGCGGTCTCGAAGGGACCGGTTGACCTCGGGGAGGCGGCCGTCACCGACGCCTACGAACTTGACGCCGAGTACGTGATTCACGCCGCGGCAATGCCCCACTACGGCGACGGAGAAGCGACAGCCGAGAGCATTCGCGAGGCGACGCGGAACGCGCTTGCGGCTGCTGACAAGCGGGGCTGTTCATCGCTCGTACTCCCGGCGCTGGGCTGTGGGGTCGCGGGCTTCGACCTCGAGGAAGGCGCAGCACTCATCGGGGAGACAATAGCCGAATACGAGCCGGAGACGCTCGAAGCGGTCGAGTTCATCGCGTACTCGGACCGCGAGTACGAGACGGTACGGGCGGCGACAGAGCTGTTCCGGAACGACGGGTGA
- a CDS encoding helix-turn-helix domain-containing protein has translation MRYVKVSLVPEDGEIDPTGGTVAASPDHNYEAILHTNRLNDGTAVYLLKISGGPDGLDELFEASDNVLSYDISTLRDGVQAYLHTEPTDVGQALHDLTQRHELVIDMPIEYGPNGGISVASIGGEETVKEAIDDIPENLRVELERLSDYDPELQELSAMLTDRQREILDTAAELGYYQVPREATHQDIADHLGLSTTTVGEHLRKIEARMLSEIAG, from the coding sequence ATGCGGTACGTCAAGGTCTCCCTCGTTCCGGAGGACGGCGAAATCGACCCGACCGGCGGAACGGTCGCCGCGAGTCCGGACCACAACTACGAGGCAATTCTCCACACGAACCGACTCAACGACGGGACCGCGGTCTACCTCCTGAAAATCAGCGGCGGGCCGGACGGCCTCGACGAACTGTTCGAGGCGAGTGATAACGTCCTCTCCTACGATATCTCGACGCTTCGGGACGGCGTGCAAGCCTACCTCCACACCGAGCCGACGGATGTCGGGCAGGCCCTCCACGACCTCACCCAACGGCACGAACTCGTCATCGACATGCCCATCGAATACGGTCCCAACGGCGGTATCAGCGTCGCCTCCATCGGCGGCGAGGAGACGGTCAAGGAGGCAATCGACGACATTCCCGAGAACCTCCGGGTCGAACTCGAGCGGCTCTCCGATTACGACCCGGAGCTACAGGAACTCTCGGCGATGTTGACCGACCGGCAGCGGGAAATACTTGATACCGCTGCCGAACTCGGCTACTATCAGGTTCCACGGGAGGCCACCCATCAGGACATCGCCGACCATCTCGGGCTGTCGACGACGACCGTCGGCGAGCACCTCCGGAAAATCGAGGCCCGAATGCTCTCGGAAATCGCCGGTTGA
- a CDS encoding aldo/keto reductase, with the protein MEYTTLGATGIEVSRICLGCMSFGDDDWREWVRGEEFGHELVERALDLGINFFDTANMYSRGESERILGDALDGHREESVVATKVYFPMRDGDPNSGGLSRKTVEQELSASLDRLGMDTVDLYQIHRWDYDTPIAQTLRAMTDAVQRGQVRHIGASSMWTHQLAEALHTSDREGLERFATMQNHYNLAYREEEREMLPFCEKERLGVMPWSPMARGYLTRPHEEYMSTKRAETDDYAQEHPYADNGGREINERVQELAADKGVSMAQIALSWVLHKEWVDAPIVGASKLSHLEDAVEALEIDLSDSDLAYLEAPYEPVPVSGHD; encoded by the coding sequence ATGGAGTATACGACGCTCGGCGCAACCGGTATCGAGGTGTCGCGCATCTGTCTCGGCTGCATGAGCTTCGGCGACGACGACTGGCGCGAGTGGGTTCGGGGCGAGGAGTTCGGCCACGAACTCGTCGAGCGGGCGCTCGACCTCGGCATCAATTTCTTTGACACCGCAAATATGTACTCCCGCGGCGAGAGCGAACGGATTCTCGGGGACGCACTCGACGGCCACCGCGAGGAATCGGTCGTTGCGACGAAGGTCTATTTCCCGATGCGGGATGGGGACCCCAACTCCGGTGGTCTCTCCCGGAAGACTGTCGAGCAAGAGCTTTCGGCCTCGCTCGACCGGCTCGGAATGGATACCGTTGACCTCTATCAGATTCATCGCTGGGACTACGACACGCCGATAGCACAGACGCTACGCGCGATGACTGACGCGGTCCAGCGGGGACAGGTCCGCCATATCGGCGCGTCGTCGATGTGGACCCACCAGCTCGCGGAAGCGCTCCATACCAGCGACCGGGAGGGCCTAGAGCGGTTCGCGACGATGCAGAACCATTACAACCTCGCCTACCGCGAGGAGGAGCGCGAAATGCTCCCGTTCTGTGAGAAGGAGAGACTCGGCGTTATGCCGTGGAGCCCGATGGCTCGCGGTTACCTCACCCGCCCCCACGAGGAGTACATGTCGACAAAGCGCGCCGAGACGGACGACTACGCACAAGAACACCCCTACGCGGACAACGGCGGCCGGGAGATCAACGAACGGGTACAGGAATTGGCCGCCGACAAGGGCGTCTCGATGGCGCAAATCGCGCTCTCGTGGGTGCTGCACAAGGAATGGGTTGACGCCCCTATCGTCGGCGCATCAAAGCTGTCCCACCTCGAAGATGCCGTCGAAGCACTTGAGATAGACCTCTCGGATAGCGACCTCGCGTACCTCGAAGCGCCCTACGAACCGGTTCCCGTCTCCGGCCACGACTGA
- a CDS encoding ABC transporter permease, with protein MSKTTIAGRELRSLSREKTIVLALLIQLVIAGFSSFLVVGLTSLYEPGAAADDVIVGATGEETDALVEAAGEVDGLVVRPYDDRSEARAAFEDNRVQATAHVERAEGRIAVRIEAPQASVQKTFIVVQLRAALETLERNERADRSEYLSVLPLSVPPSVDASPYFGFSYTVLVPLLVFLPVFISGAVVVDSLTEEIERGTLELLRVTPASLLDIVDGKAGVMAVLTPLQVVLWLALLAINDIAIANVAPILAIATSFAALAVVFAAALAVAIPVRQRAQLTYSFGMLAAFAAVALLPEHPATSIALFAINSPTTTTYAHLAGYCLVAVAAVVAFRWWIGTLDAESLG; from the coding sequence TTGTCTAAGACGACTATCGCCGGCCGCGAGCTGCGGTCGCTCTCCCGTGAGAAGACCATCGTGCTCGCGTTGCTCATTCAGCTTGTCATCGCCGGCTTCTCGTCGTTCTTGGTTGTCGGGTTGACATCGCTGTACGAGCCGGGAGCGGCGGCTGATGACGTTATCGTCGGGGCGACCGGCGAGGAAACCGACGCGCTCGTCGAGGCCGCTGGTGAGGTTGATGGGCTCGTCGTTCGGCCGTACGACGACCGCAGTGAGGCCCGAGCAGCGTTCGAGGACAATCGGGTGCAAGCGACCGCTCATGTCGAGCGCGCTGAGGGGCGGATAGCGGTGCGTATAGAAGCGCCGCAGGCAAGCGTCCAGAAAACGTTCATCGTCGTCCAACTGCGGGCCGCGCTCGAAACCCTCGAACGGAACGAGCGGGCCGACCGCAGCGAGTATCTCTCGGTGCTGCCGCTTTCTGTCCCCCCCAGCGTTGATGCGAGTCCCTACTTCGGGTTCTCCTACACCGTGCTCGTTCCGCTCTTGGTCTTCCTCCCGGTGTTCATCAGCGGCGCGGTTGTCGTCGACTCGCTGACCGAGGAAATAGAACGGGGGACACTGGAGCTGTTGCGAGTAACGCCCGCGTCGCTGCTCGATATCGTCGACGGAAAAGCCGGGGTCATGGCCGTGTTGACGCCGCTGCAGGTGGTCCTCTGGCTTGCGTTGCTCGCCATCAACGACATCGCCATCGCGAACGTCGCGCCGATACTGGCAATCGCGACCAGTTTCGCTGCCCTCGCTGTCGTCTTTGCGGCCGCACTCGCGGTCGCCATACCGGTCAGACAGCGGGCACAGCTGACCTACTCGTTCGGCATGCTCGCGGCCTTCGCCGCGGTCGCGTTGCTTCCGGAACACCCTGCGACGAGTATCGCGCTGTTTGCCATCAACAGCCCGACGACGACCACCTACGCCCATCTCGCCGGCTACTGTCTCGTCGCTGTCGCCGCCGTCGTCGCGTTCCGTTGGTGGATAGGGACGCTGGACGCTGAGTCGCTCGGCTGA
- a CDS encoding ABC transporter permease family protein yields MRPRTLLRIARWESTKGVGGIDRGAVAVAVAAVAFALAVGAVAVVGGVALEDGIYRVGVDEDSPYHDPVAEDPTFAVVDPAAGVDTGPASPTGVDGLVIGGFAGDDRYDLYIDDRPDETAIYLAVEDGEPTGKSLAALASFRNAVEQYNDRRMLAEDNQTAAFPVTVTMQFVERDRGITVAPPDEQIDDETDGEAAPADDGDETAPGAPDGDDTDTDADDRAIGAPSLGAFDLFGAQQTTGSPSDIQPPFPFQSLVLAFLFVLPLNFLIQAYGSSMLSERLDRRGELLLVAPVSRSEIVLGKTLPYIAASIAIAAVIVGGLRVLGATAGALSVAAVVPLALLFLGTTFLGAMFARSFKELTFVTVTISTVLTTYAFVPAIFAETSRVAFVSPLTLAIKDLTGAGVTAAEFVFSTGPPTLVAALCFLLGIGIYREEDLFTQRPVHQKAMDALAARIHRPRSVAVVVALLVPFVFIAELLAVALLFALPVTLSIPLVFAVIAVIEELAKGLPIYAGFESSRYERTLGVAVAAGIASGVGFFLAEKLTLAVQLVGLPELAVADAAFQTGFGTGDVALIAVLALAPLALHVVTATISSLGARRSRGAFAVGLAVAMLVHLIYNVAVVSTLV; encoded by the coding sequence ATGCGGCCGCGAACGCTGCTGCGCATCGCGCGCTGGGAATCAACGAAAGGTGTCGGCGGTATCGACCGGGGAGCCGTCGCGGTCGCGGTCGCTGCGGTCGCGTTCGCGCTGGCGGTCGGGGCGGTCGCCGTCGTCGGCGGAGTCGCTCTCGAAGACGGCATCTACCGTGTCGGCGTCGACGAAGACTCGCCGTATCATGACCCGGTCGCCGAGGACCCGACGTTCGCTGTCGTTGACCCGGCTGCCGGTGTCGATACTGGACCGGCGTCTCCAACCGGCGTTGACGGCCTCGTCATCGGCGGCTTTGCGGGTGACGACCGATATGACCTCTATATTGACGACCGGCCCGACGAGACGGCCATCTACCTCGCTGTCGAGGACGGCGAGCCGACCGGAAAGAGCCTGGCGGCGCTTGCTTCCTTCCGGAACGCCGTCGAGCAGTACAACGACCGCCGGATGCTCGCCGAGGACAACCAGACGGCCGCGTTCCCGGTGACAGTGACAATGCAGTTCGTCGAGCGGGACCGTGGCATTACGGTCGCACCGCCGGACGAACAAATCGACGACGAAACGGATGGCGAAGCGGCTCCGGCTGACGATGGCGACGAGACAGCGCCCGGAGCGCCCGACGGGGACGACACCGATACCGACGCCGATGATAGGGCAATCGGTGCGCCGTCGCTCGGTGCATTCGACCTCTTCGGCGCACAGCAAACGACCGGCTCGCCGTCCGATATCCAGCCGCCGTTCCCGTTCCAGTCGCTCGTGCTTGCGTTCCTGTTTGTGCTGCCGTTGAACTTCCTCATCCAAGCCTACGGGAGCTCGATGCTCTCGGAACGGCTCGACAGGCGCGGCGAACTGCTGTTGGTCGCACCCGTGAGCCGCAGCGAAATCGTCCTCGGCAAGACCCTGCCGTACATCGCTGCGTCGATTGCCATCGCTGCTGTCATCGTCGGAGGACTCCGCGTACTCGGGGCGACGGCGGGGGCGCTGTCCGTGGCTGCTGTCGTCCCGCTGGCGCTGCTGTTCCTCGGAACAACGTTCCTCGGAGCGATGTTCGCCCGGTCGTTCAAGGAACTCACGTTCGTGACGGTGACGATAAGCACCGTCCTCACGACGTATGCATTCGTACCGGCCATCTTCGCCGAAACCAGCCGAGTCGCCTTCGTCTCGCCGCTGACGCTGGCTATCAAGGACCTGACCGGTGCCGGCGTGACGGCCGCGGAGTTCGTCTTCTCGACTGGCCCGCCGACGCTTGTGGCCGCGCTCTGTTTTCTGCTCGGCATCGGCATCTACCGCGAGGAGGACCTTTTCACCCAGCGGCCCGTCCATCAAAAGGCGATGGACGCCCTCGCCGCACGGATTCACCGTCCGCGGAGCGTCGCCGTCGTCGTCGCGCTGCTCGTCCCGTTTGTCTTCATCGCGGAGCTGTTGGCGGTTGCGCTGCTTTTTGCGCTGCCGGTGACGCTGTCGATTCCGCTCGTCTTCGCGGTCATCGCCGTCATCGAAGAACTCGCCAAGGGACTGCCGATATACGCCGGGTTTGAGAGTTCTCGGTACGAGCGGACGCTCGGCGTCGCCGTCGCTGCCGGCATCGCCTCGGGCGTCGGCTTCTTCCTCGCCGAGAAGTTGACGCTTGCCGTCCAGCTCGTCGGGTTGCCGGAGCTTGCGGTCGCCGACGCCGCCTTCCAGACCGGGTTTGGAACGGGAGACGTGGCGCTGATTGCAGTGTTGGCGCTCGCCCCGCTTGCGCTTCATGTGGTCACGGCGACGATTTCGTCGCTCGGAGCCCGGCGGAGCAGGGGCGCTTTCGCTGTCGGCCTCGCGGTTGCGATGCTCGTACACCTCATCTACAACGTCGCGGTGGTGAGTACCCTTGTCTAA
- a CDS encoding ABC transporter ATP-binding protein — protein sequence MIEVRDLRKEYGGFAAVEGSTFSVDSGEVFGVIGPNGAGKTTTLKAIAGLLEPTSGTVAINGEPADSRETRRRLGFLPEESPLYEEMSPRSYLRFFADLYDVPREVANQRIENTLDRLELAHRERALGDMSKGMKRKVAIARSLVNDPDVLVYDEPASGLDPLTTNYIIEFTKELAEEGRTVVFSAHNLYHVEEVCDRVAIMNEGKIVTKGPLSELRETYGETEYHVFTTVEVPGSVEDDDRYRRVVDDIDAVEAVREAAVERGGRLADIRTVEPSLEGLFLDVASGRNERNDRSAAEHSQQTTADRPTEG from the coding sequence GTGATAGAGGTACGCGACCTTCGGAAGGAATACGGGGGGTTCGCTGCGGTCGAAGGAAGCACATTCAGCGTCGACAGTGGGGAAGTCTTCGGCGTCATCGGGCCGAACGGAGCCGGCAAGACGACGACACTGAAGGCTATCGCCGGACTGCTTGAGCCGACTTCGGGGACGGTCGCCATCAACGGCGAACCGGCCGATAGCCGCGAGACACGACGCCGCCTCGGCTTTCTCCCCGAGGAGTCGCCGCTTTACGAGGAGATGTCACCGCGGTCGTATCTCCGATTCTTTGCCGACCTCTACGATGTCCCGCGCGAGGTTGCCAACCAGCGCATCGAAAACACGCTCGACCGGCTGGAGTTGGCTCACCGCGAACGGGCTTTAGGCGACATGTCGAAGGGAATGAAGCGGAAAGTCGCCATCGCCCGCTCGCTGGTCAACGACCCAGACGTGCTGGTCTACGACGAACCGGCGTCCGGTCTCGACCCGCTGACGACGAACTACATCATCGAGTTCACGAAGGAACTCGCCGAGGAGGGCCGCACCGTCGTCTTCTCGGCACACAATCTCTACCACGTCGAGGAGGTCTGCGACCGGGTCGCGATTATGAACGAGGGCAAAATCGTCACGAAGGGGCCGCTCTCCGAACTCCGGGAGACGTACGGCGAGACGGAGTATCACGTCTTTACGACCGTCGAGGTTCCCGGCTCGGTCGAGGACGACGACAGATACCGGCGCGTCGTCGACGATATTGATGCTGTTGAGGCCGTCCGAGAAGCCGCCGTAGAGCGGGGCGGCCGCCTTGCTGATATCCGGACCGTGGAGCCGAGTCTCGAAGGGCTCTTTCTGGACGTTGCTTCGGGCCGGAACGAAAGAAACGACCGGAGCGCAGCCGAGCACAGCCAGCAAACCACCGCCGACCGACCGACAGAGGGCTGA